One window of the Vigna radiata var. radiata cultivar VC1973A chromosome 1, Vradiata_ver6, whole genome shotgun sequence genome contains the following:
- the LOC106774129 gene encoding allene oxide cyclase, chloroplastic isoform X2, producing the protein MASSTLSFRTISPFSLKPATLSTRSSSLATSSTTSLLHFTSSHSSLSKSLKLNTSSRHSHLSLPHKSFTCRSQAQQTSDSAKVQELRVYEINERDRGSPAYLRLSQKTTNSLGDLVPFSNKLYSGCLQKRVGITAGICVLIQNKAEKKGDMYEAIYSFYFGDYGHISVQGSYLTYQDSYLAVTGGTGIFEGVHGQVKCQQLVFPFKLFYTFYLKGIKDLPQELLSEYVQPSPVAEPSDAAKACEPHAVLSGFQD; encoded by the exons ATGGCATCTTCAACCTTGTCTTTCAGAACTATCTCCCCTTTCTCTTTGAAACCTGCTACTCTCTCCACAAGATCATCGTCACTCGCCACTTCCTCCACCACATCCCTCTTACACTTTACTTCCTCACACTCATCTCTCTCAAAATCTCTCAAACTCAACACCTCTTCCCGGCACTCTCACCTCTCACTCCCCCACAAGAGTTTCACTTGTAGAAGCCAGGCTCAACAAACATCTGATTCAG CCAAAGTCCAAGAACTAAGAGTATATGAGATTAATGAGAGAGATCGTGGAAGCCCTGCTTACCTCAGATTGAGCCAGAAAACTACCAATTCTCTTGGTGATCTCGTCCCCTTCAGCAACAAG TTGTACTCCGGATGCTTGCAAAAGAGGGTGGGGATAACAGCAGGAATCTGTGTTTTGATCCAAAACAAAGCAGAGAAGAAAGGAGACATGTATGAGGCAATCTACAGCTTCTACTTTGGGGACTACGGTCACATTTCAGTGCAGGGTTCTTACCTGACCTATCAGGACTCATATCTTGCTGTCACTGGTGGAACTGGCATCTTTGAAGGAGTGCATGGTCAAGTAAAGTGTCAACAACTTGTGTTCCCCTTCAAACTGTTCTACACTTTCTACCTTAAGGGCATCAAAGACTTGCCTCAGGAGCTTCTTTCCGAGTATGTTCAGCCCAGCCCTGTTGCTGAGCCCAGCGACGCTGCCAAGGCCTGTGAACCACATGCTGTTCTTTCTGGTTTTCAAGACTGA
- the LOC106774129 gene encoding allene oxide cyclase, chloroplastic isoform X1 has product MASSTLSFRTISPFSLKPATLSTRSSSLATSSTTSLLHFISSHSSLSKSLKLNTSSRHSHLSLPNKSFTCRSQAQQTYEAQQTYDSAKVQELRVYEINELDRGSPAYLRLGPNKLFSLMSLGDLVPFSNKLYSGCLQKRVGITAGICVLIQNKAEKKGDMYEAIYSFYFGDYGHISVQGSYLTYQDSYLAVTGGTGIFEGVHGQVKCQQLVFPFKLFYTFYLKGIKDLPQELLSEYVQPSPVAEPSDAAKACEPHAVLSGFQD; this is encoded by the exons ATGGCATCTTCAACCTTATCTTTCAGAACTATCTCCCCATTCTCTTTGAAACCTGCTACTCTCTCCACAAGATCATCATCACTCGCCACTTCCTCCACCACATCCCTCTTACACTTTATTTCCTCACACTCATCTCTCTCAAAATCTCTAAAACTCAACACCTCTTCCCGGCACTCTCATCTCTCACTCCCCAACAAGAGTTTCACTTGTAGAAGCCAGGCTCAACAAACATATGAGGCTCAACAAACATATGACTCAG CCAAAGTCCAAGAACTAAGAGTGTATGAGATCAATGAGCTGGATCGTGGAAGCCCTGCTTACCTCAGATTGGGCccgaacaaattgttctctctGATGTCTCTTGGTGATCTCGTCCCCTTCAGCAACAAG TTGTACTCCGGATGCTTGCAAAAGAGGGTGGGGATAACAGCAGGAATCTGTGTTTTGATCCAAAACAAAGCAGAGAAGAAAGGAGACATGTATGAGGCAATCTACAGCTTCTACTTTGGGGACTACGGTCACATTTCAGTGCAGGGTTCTTACCTGACCTATCAGGACTCATATCTTGCTGTCACTGGTGGAACTGGCATCTTTGAAGGAGTGCATGGTCAAGTAAAGTGTCAACAACTTGTGTTCCCCTTCAAACTGTTCTACACTTTCTACCTTAAGGGCATCAAAGACTTGCCTCAGGAGCTTCTTTCCGAGTATGTTCAGCCCAGCCCTGTTGCTGAGCCCAGCGACGCTGCCAAGGCCTGTGAACCACATGCTGTTCTTTCTGGTTTTCAAGACTGA